AACGTTCTACCCGTTCGCCCCATTGCCGGGTGGTGGCGAGAAGCGGGACAACCAGCTGGAGTTGCAGGTCCGCGCCGCTCTCGGGGACGACCTGCGGGTGGAAAAGGACCTGGCGCGGTGGTTTCCGGTGTGGGGGGCGCCGGGGCTGTGAGACCCGGCGGCGCCCCCACTACGAAATCGTCAGGCCGCCGCCGGGGCGACCGGGGCGCCGTCCTCGCGGGCGGAGGACTGCGCGGCCTCGACCACCGCGACCGCCGCGTGGATGTCGGCCGCCGTCACGAGCGGCGTACGCCCGTAACGGATGTCGTCCCGGAACTCCTCGAACAGCCGCCGCAGCGCCGTCGTCCCGGCGGGCCCGCCGACCTGCCGGGGCACGCTGACGCCGTCCGCCCCGCGCACCGCGAAGGCCGGGGCGTCCTCGTCGGCGAGGACATGACCGTGCGAGCCGAGCACGCGCAGGCTGGACGAGACGGGGGCGGGGCCGACACCGGCGGGCGTACGGGCCACGGTGACGGTGGCCACCACCCCGTTGCGCAGCCGCAGCGAGAGGACCGCCGCGTCCTCGACGCCGTACGCGCCGTGCGGGCCGTCGAAGAGCGGCGCGTGGGGCGCGGCGCTGCTGAAGGCGACGACCTCCTCCACATCGAGGCCGGTGAGGTGGCGGATCGCCAAGGCGGGATACCACCCGAAGTTCATCAGCTCACCGCCGCCGGACAGGGCGGGGTCGCAGACGAGTTCGGGGCGCTCGACGGTGGCTCCTTCGAGTCCGCCGGCCGCCAGCCACTCCACGTCGACGGCCAGGGGCAGGCCGATCGCACCGGAGTCCACGATCCGCCGGGCCCGGACGATCTGCGGGGAGTAGAGGCGGTGCACGGCGGTGAGCAGCCCGCGTGAGCGCTCGGCGGCATCCCGCAGCCGCCGCGCGTCGCGCGAGTCGGTCGCCGCGGGCTTGTCGACGATGACGTGGCAGCCGGCGTCGAGCGCGCGCACCGCGAGGTCGACATGGCGCGTGGGCTCGCTGCACACGAGGGCGATGTCGCAGGCGGCGAGGCCCTCGTCCAGGTCGAGCAGCGGGATGCCCGTCGCCTGCGCGAGGGCCGCACTGTCCTCGGCGAAGGGGCTGTCGGCGGTGTCGGCACAGCCGATGACCTCGAACCCGGGCATGGACTTCAGCATCGGTACGTAGTCACGGGCGTGCCGGACCCCGGATGCGATGAGGACCCTCATGTCAGCAGACCTCCTTGACGTCGACGGGCCGGCCTTCGTCGGCACTGAGCTGCGCCGCGAGGGCGGCGGCGAGGGCGGCGCGTATCTGGTGGGGCGCGGTCAACGGGGCGGCGGCACCGTCGAGTACGTCGCGCAGGTGCCGGGTCTGCTCGGCCATCGCGCCGTCGATCGAGGCCGGGGCGACGGGGGACGCGGTGTGCACGCGCGGCTCGTCCTCGCTGCTGTGGTGCAGGGTGCCGGACGTGCCGGAGAGCATGAGGCGGCGGACGAAGGTGCCGCGCTGGACGAGTGCGTAACAGAGCTCGATGGTGGCGAGGGCGCCGCCGGCGAAGCGTACGAGGATCTGGAAGCTGTCGGGGGTCGGCATCCCGGCGGCCCAGGTGTTGGTGGGGCGGGCGAACACCCGGACCGGTTCGTCGTCCATGAGCCAGGTCAGCAGGTCGAGGGCGTGCACGCCGTTGTGGGCGACGTGGCCTCCGGACCGGGCCGAGTCCAGCTGCCAACCGCGCCAGCCGCCGGACCAGACGTGCCCGGTGTACCAGGTGAGGTGGGCCAGGCGGGGCGTGCCGATCGCGCCTTCGGAGACCGCCTTGGCGATCTCCAGGTGGACGGGCTGGAAGCGGGCCGTCTGGGCGACGAGCAGCGGCCGGTCCGCGGCCTTCGCGGCGGCGAGGATCCGGTCGGCGTCGGCCACGTTCAGCGCGGCGGGCTTCTCCAGCAGGACCGCCCGCCCGGCCCGGAGCGCGGCCACGGAGAGGTCGGCGTGCGACTCGGGCGAGGTGCACACGGCGGTGACGTCGACGTCGTCGGACCAGGCGGTGGCCGGGTCGGTGGACCAGGTGGCGCCCTCGGCGAGAGCGGCCAGCGCGGCGGCCCGCTCGGGGTGCCGGTCGACCACATGGGCCAGCCGGAGTCCCGGGACGCCCGCGAATGCGGTGACGTGATCCCTGGCGATGGCGCCCGCCCCGATGACGGCCACGCGGTGCTCGCCGCCTTGCCGTCCGGGGCCGCGCGGCCTCTGGTCGTCTCCGGTCACTGGGTCGGGGGACATCCGGCTCCTCGCTGCGCTTCCTGAGCTACTAGGACATCGGACATCTTATGTCTGATGTCCTGCGCTGAACACCCGGCCCTTGCTCGATGCCCGGAGGGCGCGTGGGTGACGAGGTGGCGAGGGCGCGTCGGCCTCGGGCAGGGGTAAGTGGGCCTCGCACGTTGCGAGGCCGTGCAAGGGTGCTCGGGTGTTCAATCGCCTTGAGATCAACGTGTTGCCACCGGGCCCCCGATGGGCTGCCCAGCTGTCTTTCCGGATCGACGGCGAGGAAGTGGTGGCAGCGGCGATCGGAGTGGGAGGCCGCAGCCCGTTTGCCGAGGAGGCATTGCCGGCCGCCGGCCAGGGCCCCCTCTGGGCAACCGACGAGGGACGACGTGTGGTGCTGGGTGAGCCCGAGTGCACGGGCGGATGCTGTGGCTACCTGTCCGTGTTCGTGCAGCGTCACGGCGGGATCGTGGAGTGGTCCGACTGGCAGGTGCCCGTTGATGACGCGCGCCCTCCGGCTTTTCACTTCGACGCCGATCAATACGACGCCGAACTGACGCGCGCGCGGGCAGCGTTCACCTCGTGACAGCCCGCATTTCACTGGCGGGCGGCGGCCGGCTCCTGCGGGCAGAGGTAGAACAGCTCCGGGTCGCCCTCGTCCAGGCCGTGGAGCAGGCCGGCCGGGCTCCATCCCGCGCGTTGCAGCAGCCGCTGCATCGGCTGGTTGGAGACGTTCGTCGAGGTGAACAGCTTCGGGGCACTGCACGAGGCCGCGGCGTCCGCCAACAGGCGCTCACCCACACCTCGGCCACGGGCGGCGGGCGCCACCATCAGCATCGTGACGAAGCCCTGCTCGAAGAACGTGTACTCCACCACGACGTAGCCCAACGGCCCGGACGCGTCCTCGACCACGGCCGCGAGGCCCTGCCGACACCAGTCCCGGATGTTCCGGCGCCGCGCCTCGTCGCCTTCCGCCGCAACCGAGTCGATCCGGGCCAGCGCGTCGGCATCCGCCTCGCTCGCGCGCCGCACGGCGAACGCCCCCGCGTCCACGCGCGTCAGCCGTTCGCGGCGTGGCCCAGGAACGCGGTCCAGGCGGCGGGGGCGACGGCGAAGGTGGGGCCGTCGGTGACCTTGGAGTCGCGGACGTGGACGGTGTGGGGGCAGGTGGCTACCTCCACGCAGAAGCTGTCCTCGTTGAGGCTGTAGCTGGACTTGTGCCAGTTGTAGGCGACTTCGATGCAGGCTTCGCCCTCGTTGCCGCTGTAGCTGGACTTGAACCAGGTCAGTGCGGGTCGGTGGCTCACAGTTGTCTCACCTTCGTCTCGATAATCTCTGCGGACTTCCAGGGGTTGAGCGCCTGGGCCCGCAAGATGCCGAAGAGATCGAACATGTCGCCCACCTGCTCCGGCTTCGAGATCAACTTACCGCCGCCCTGCGCCTCCACGTACAGCAGACTGCGGCCTTCCGCCGTGGACATCAACTGCATGGGTCCCATCAACCCCGCATGCGTGTGCTGAGCCGATGGCATCACCTGCACCGTCAGGTGGTTGAACCGCTCAACGCAGTCGAGTACGTGCCGCAGTTGCTCCTTCAACACCTCCGGTCCGCCAAGCGTACGGTCCAGGACCGACTCCTCGATGACGTATCCGATGCGCGGCGGCGGCGTGCGCGACAGCACCGCTTGCCGTTCCAGCCTCGCTCCGACGTGCCGGGCGATCTCGTCCTCCGTGTACGCCGGTACGCGCGACCGGTACAGCGCATGCACGTACCCCTCCGTCTGGAGCAGACCCGGGATCAGCATCGTCTCGTACGCACTGATGACCCGCGCGTTCCGTTCCAGCTTCGCCCAGTCCAGGAACTTCGCCGGGTACTTCTCCTCATCCACCAACTCGCAGCACGCCGCCAGCGCCCCGCCCGCCCCGAACACCCGGTCCGCATCGATCAGCAGGTCGCGCGAAGGGATGCGCTCCGCCCGCTCCACCGCGCCCATCAGCGACTCCGAGATCAGCAGCTGCTCCGCCGCCTCCTTCTGCGTGAGCCCCGCCCGCACCCGGTGGATTCGGATCAACTCCCCCACCAGCCGCCGCCCGTGCGTCGTCTCGCTACTCGTCCCCACAGCCGTCACCGCCCTCCCCACATCCCACCGATGTGGATCGCGTCCTCCTGGTCACGCTACGCAGTCGCCGGAATGCTCGTAGCCATGACGCAGAAGAAGCACCCCGAATGGGTACCCGCCACGGGGCTCCAACTCCACCTGACCGGGATCCACTTCGACGCGATCCGGTTGCGCGGCGTACGGGGCGAGGCGGTGCTGCACCACCTCGCCACCCTCACGGACGACGATCCGGGGCCCGTCGTGCGGGAGATCGCGGGAGGGCGGTGGACGTACTTTCTGCTCGAACCCGGCGCGAGCCAGGATTTCGACTGGCCGCCCGGCGCGACGTGCTTCGGCCCGACGGCCCGCGACCAGTACGTGGGGATTCCGGCCGCCCACGGCAACACGTACCCACTCACCTGGCGGTGCGGGCCGCCCGAGGACGGGGACTTCGTGGACGCGGAACTGCTGCACGGCGTCGTGACCGCGCAACTCGTGCCCGGGGAGTAGGCCCCGGGCCGGCGCGGGTCGGTCGGGTCAGGCTCCGGCGCCGGGTCCGGCCTGGAGGCGGAGGCCCGCCAGGGTCAGCTCCAGGCCCGCGAGGAACTGTTCCTTGTCGTCATGGCCGTCGAACTCGTCGACGATGTCGTGCATGAACGGAAACTCCTCGGCGTCGAGCTCGCGCCACATCTCGGCGTAGCGGCCGAGGAACTCCTCCCGGTTCACGGCGCCGTCGAGCACCTCCTCGGGCGGCTCCTGCCCCATGTCGGCGGCGCTGCCGACCACATCGCCCACGATCGCCGACACGGCGTGGAACCGCTGCCGCGGCGTGAGGTCGAGTCGGAGGGTCTGCTGCCCCAGCGCCTCGTAGAGCCGCAACGAGTTGCCCCGGTCGACGAGGTCCCGCATGAAGTGCGGACCCAGCCACGGCCGGTCCACGATCGCGTCGAACAGCGTGACGGCCATCACGCGCAGGTCATCGATCGGGTCGTCACTGGCGGCCTGCCCGTCGATCTCGGCCAGCACCCCGCCCAGCACATGGTCGATGGCGCGGTCGAGCAGTTCGTCCTTGCCCGAGACGTACCAGTAGATGCTGCCGACGCCGGTGCCGAGCCGGGCGGCGAGGGCGCGGAGGGTCAGTGCCGACGCGCCCGCCTCGTCGAGCAGGGCCACGGCCGCGGCGAGAACGGCCTCGATGGAGTGCGAAGCCCGCTGACGTCCTCGGGAAGGGCGATCGGCGGGTCGGGGTCGCGGGCCTGTCATGGCACTCATCCAATCACAGCTTGCCCATTTATCGAACCGTGTTCTATGCTCGAACCATGTTCCATTGTCGAACGTCGTTCGATGTTCGACACCGTCCGAGAGGAGGCCCGCTATGACTACGACCGCCACCGAGCCCGCCGCATCGCGCACCTATCCGTCGCTGCGCGCGGCATGGATCCCCCTGGCCGCGCTCTGCCTGGCCTTCTTCGTCGAGATGGTCGACAACACACTGCTCTCGATCGCACTGCCCACGATCGGCCGGGACCTCGACAGCGGCACGACGTCGTTGCAGTGGGTCACCGGCGCGTACTCGCTGACGTTCGGCGGTCTGCTGCTGACGGCAGGATCGATGGCCGACCGGCTCGGGCGCCGGCGTGTGCTGCTGGTCGGCCTCGCGGTGTTCGGTCTGCTGAGCCTGGCCGTCGTCGCGGTCAGCACCGCAGGGGAGCTCATCACCCTGCGGGCCGGCCTCGGCATAGCCGCAGCGGCGATGGCCCCCATCACCAACTCGCTGGTCTTCCGACTGTTCGACGACAAGGCGCTGCGGATGCGCGCCATGACGCTGATGATCGTCGTCGGCATGTCCGGCTTCGTCCTCGGCCCGCTGCTGGGCGGCACCGCCCTGGCTCATGTGCGGTGGCAGTGGCTCCTGCTCGTCAACGCCCCGATCGCGCTGATCGCGGCCATCGGCGTCCGTCTCGGCGTCCCGGCCGACCGGCCGCAGGACCTGACCCGCGACAGGCTCGATCTGCCGGGCGCCGCACTGAGCGTCACCACCATCGGCCTCGCCTGCTACTCGCTGACGAGCGGCGTCGAGCACGGCTGGCTCTCCACGATCACGCTCGCCT
This genomic interval from Streptomyces sp. NBC_00464 contains the following:
- a CDS encoding GNAT family N-acetyltransferase, whose protein sequence is MRRASEADADALARIDSVAAEGDEARRRNIRDWCRQGLAAVVEDASGPLGYVVVEYTFFEQGFVTMLMVAPAARGRGVGERLLADAAASCSAPKLFTSTNVSNQPMQRLLQRAGWSPAGLLHGLDEGDPELFYLCPQEPAAARQ
- a CDS encoding DUF397 domain-containing protein yields the protein MSHRPALTWFKSSYSGNEGEACIEVAYNWHKSSYSLNEDSFCVEVATCPHTVHVRDSKVTDGPTFAVAPAAWTAFLGHAANG
- a CDS encoding TetR/AcrR family transcriptional regulator, with protein sequence MEAVLAAAVALLDEAGASALTLRALAARLGTGVGSIYWYVSGKDELLDRAIDHVLGGVLAEIDGQAASDDPIDDLRVMAVTLFDAIVDRPWLGPHFMRDLVDRGNSLRLYEALGQQTLRLDLTPRQRFHAVSAIVGDVVGSAADMGQEPPEEVLDGAVNREEFLGRYAEMWRELDAEEFPFMHDIVDEFDGHDDKEQFLAGLELTLAGLRLQAGPGAGA
- a CDS encoding Gfo/Idh/MocA family protein — translated: MSPDPVTGDDQRPRGPGRQGGEHRVAVIGAGAIARDHVTAFAGVPGLRLAHVVDRHPERAAALAALAEGATWSTDPATAWSDDVDVTAVCTSPESHADLSVAALRAGRAVLLEKPAALNVADADRILAAAKAADRPLLVAQTARFQPVHLEIAKAVSEGAIGTPRLAHLTWYTGHVWSGGWRGWQLDSARSGGHVAHNGVHALDLLTWLMDDEPVRVFARPTNTWAAGMPTPDSFQILVRFAGGALATIELCYALVQRGTFVRRLMLSGTSGTLHHSSEDEPRVHTASPVAPASIDGAMAEQTRHLRDVLDGAAAPLTAPHQIRAALAAALAAQLSADEGRPVDVKEVC
- a CDS encoding helix-turn-helix domain-containing protein; translation: MGTSSETTHGRRLVGELIRIHRVRAGLTQKEAAEQLLISESLMGAVERAERIPSRDLLIDADRVFGAGGALAACCELVDEEKYPAKFLDWAKLERNARVISAYETMLIPGLLQTEGYVHALYRSRVPAYTEDEIARHVGARLERQAVLSRTPPPRIGYVIEESVLDRTLGGPEVLKEQLRHVLDCVERFNHLTVQVMPSAQHTHAGLMGPMQLMSTAEGRSLLYVEAQGGGKLISKPEQVGDMFDLFGILRAQALNPWKSAEIIETKVRQL
- a CDS encoding Gfo/Idh/MocA family protein gives rise to the protein MRVLIASGVRHARDYVPMLKSMPGFEVIGCADTADSPFAEDSAALAQATGIPLLDLDEGLAACDIALVCSEPTRHVDLAVRALDAGCHVIVDKPAATDSRDARRLRDAAERSRGLLTAVHRLYSPQIVRARRIVDSGAIGLPLAVDVEWLAAGGLEGATVERPELVCDPALSGGGELMNFGWYPALAIRHLTGLDVEEVVAFSSAAPHAPLFDGPHGAYGVEDAAVLSLRLRNGVVATVTVARTPAGVGPAPVSSSLRVLGSHGHVLADEDAPAFAVRGADGVSVPRQVGGPAGTTALRRLFEEFRDDIRYGRTPLVTAADIHAAVAVVEAAQSSAREDGAPVAPAAA
- a CDS encoding MFS transporter — encoded protein: MTTTATEPAASRTYPSLRAAWIPLAALCLAFFVEMVDNTLLSIALPTIGRDLDSGTTSLQWVTGAYSLTFGGLLLTAGSMADRLGRRRVLLVGLAVFGLLSLAVVAVSTAGELITLRAGLGIAAAAMAPITNSLVFRLFDDKALRMRAMTLMIVVGMSGFVLGPLLGGTALAHVRWQWLLLVNAPIALIAAIGVRLGVPADRPQDLTRDRLDLPGAALSVTTIGLACYSLTSGVEHGWLSTITLASVIGALAAGIAFVWHERRSAAPMLDLRLFSNGTVRGAAIAQIGTAIAMAAVMFGLILHFQYAYGWSPVRAGLANLPLIVTMILATPLSEWLAKRFGHRIACLVGAACLAGSLAGLSWGVDHGYGAIAACMVLMTVGLRTVMTICAIALVDAMPGNRTSIGTALNDTAQEVGSSIGTAVVGTLIAALVTTQLPAGTWSDALVASFFHGERITYAVLAVIVGLVAAGGALTLTDSRATEEHA